In one window of Juglans regia cultivar Chandler chromosome 3, Walnut 2.0, whole genome shotgun sequence DNA:
- the LOC108994892 gene encoding uncharacterized protein LOC108994892 yields MEDLLGAESLEHSMNLTPKGGSKEVDDREEEDGKKENEAKGGEERASGFINHLLSNLVSGGKGQEEKTGEKDDEEKRGIVSEEGVDHDDKGGGFISHLISNLVSSHSPKAGKDSKQKVEAFEGDNGGSKAEEDAGSDSNGVGLQKGKSKEESGGGGIIENLVSHLPAPLKDDVAPTPVEASLLIHSIIHD; encoded by the exons ATGGAAGATCTACTAGGAGCTGAAAGCCTGGAGCATTCCATGAACCTCACTCCAAAAGGAGGCTCCAAAGAGGTAGATGATCGCGAAGAGGAAGAtggtaagaaagaaaatgaagctaAAGGAGGAGAAGAGAGGGCAAGTGGATTTATAAACCATCTTCTCTCTAACTTGGTGTCTGGAGGGAAAggtcaagaagaaaaaacaggTGAAAAAGATGATGAAGAGAAGAGAGGCATCGTGAGTGAGGAGGGTGTTGATCATGATGATAAGGGAGGTGGGTTTATAAGCCATCTTATCTCCAACTTGGTCTCTTCCCATAGTCCGAAAGCAGGGAAAGATAGTAAACAAAAGGTGGAAGCTTTCGAAGGTGACAATGGGGGCTCTAAAGCAGAGGAAGATGCAGGTAGTGATAGTAATGGTGTAGGGCTACAGAAAGGGAAGTCAAAAGAGGAGAGTGGTGGTGGAGGAATCATCGAAAACCTAGTCTCCCACTTGCCTGCTCCACTTAAAG ATGATGTGGCTCCCACGCCGGTGGAGGCCTCCTTACTAATTCACTCCATCATTCATGACTGA